The DNA segment AGCAAATTTTATTTGCCTTTGCTTTCTAAAAGTAATGTGTAAAGTTGAATTAAATCTTCGCGTTTAAAAATAATAGAATTTAAAAACTTTAAATGTCAATTTAAACAGGCTCTTTCAAAAAGAAAAACCACAGACAAAATCTGTGGTTTACTATATTTATAATTTAATTATCAAATTAAATATGGATCACTTCTCCATAAGCAGCAGCAGCAGCTTCCATAATCGCTTCGGATACTGTTGGATGCGGATGGATCGATTTGATGATCTCATGACCGGTAGTTTCCAGTTTTCTGGCAACAACCGCTTCAGCAACCATATCCGTAACACCTTCTCCGATCATGTGACAACCTAACCATTCGCCATATTTAGCATCGAAAATCACTTTGATGAAACCATCCGTATTTCCGTTGGCAGTTGCTTTTCCACTTGCAGAAAGAGGGAATTTTCCAACTTTAATTTCATATCCTTTCTCTTTAGCCTGCTTTTCGGTAAGCCCCACAGAAGCAACTTCAGGATGGCAGTATGTACAACCCGGAATATTGCCGTAATCGATTTTCTCTACGTGCATTCCTTTGATTTTTTCAACGCAGGTAATTCCTTCTGCAGAAGCAACGTGTGCTAAAGCCTGAGTTGGAATGATATCACCAATCGCATAATATCCCGGAACTGAAGTTTCGTACCATTCGTTTACCAGCACTCTTCCTTTATCTGTCTGGATTCCTACTTCTTCAAGTCCGATATTTTCAATATTGGCAGCAATACCAACAGCAGACAATAAGATATCAGCTTCAAGCGTGATATTTCCTTTTGCTGTTTTTACATTAGCTTTTACGCCTTCTCCGGTGGTGTCCACACTTTCAACAGAAGCGTTGGTCATGATCTCAATCCCTGATTTTTTAAGGGATTTTTCTAAGTGTTTAGAGATTTCTTCGTCTTCTACAGGAACGATATTCGGCATAAATTCTACAACCGTTACTTTGGTTCCCATGGTATTATAGAAGTCGGCAAATTCTACCCCGATCGCTCCTGAACCTACTACGATCATCGATTTTGGCTGTTCAGGAAGAGACAATGCCTGTCTGTATCCGATTACTTTTTTACCATCCTGCGGCAGGTTTGGCAATTCTCTTGAACGTGCACCTGTAGCGATGATGATGTGCGTTCCTGTATATTCAGTTACTTTTCCTTCTTTATCAGTAACGGAAACTTTTTTACCTTTCTGAATTTTGGCAGTTCCCAGAATAACATCGATCTTGTTCTTTTTCATTAAGAATTCGATTCCTTTGCTCATTTTATTGGCAACACCACGGCTTCTCTGAATTACGTTCGGAAATTCAAAACTACCTTCCACTTTATTCAAGCCATAATCTTCAGCGTGATTGATATAATGAAAAACCTGAGCAGACTTCAGCAAAGCTTTCGTAGGAATACATCCCCAGTTAAGGCAGATACCTCCTAAGCTTTCTTTCTCGATAATTGCAGTTTTGAAACCCAATTGTGCCGCTCTGATTGCAGTAACATATCCACCGGGACCACTTCCGATGACAATAATATCGTAATTCATTAGTTTAAAATTTTATGCGAATTTAAGGAAAAATATTGGATG comes from the Chryseobacterium nepalense genome and includes:
- the lpdA gene encoding dihydrolipoyl dehydrogenase: MNYDIIVIGSGPGGYVTAIRAAQLGFKTAIIEKESLGGICLNWGCIPTKALLKSAQVFHYINHAEDYGLNKVEGSFEFPNVIQRSRGVANKMSKGIEFLMKKNKIDVILGTAKIQKGKKVSVTDKEGKVTEYTGTHIIIATGARSRELPNLPQDGKKVIGYRQALSLPEQPKSMIVVGSGAIGVEFADFYNTMGTKVTVVEFMPNIVPVEDEEISKHLEKSLKKSGIEIMTNASVESVDTTGEGVKANVKTAKGNITLEADILLSAVGIAANIENIGLEEVGIQTDKGRVLVNEWYETSVPGYYAIGDIIPTQALAHVASAEGITCVEKIKGMHVEKIDYGNIPGCTYCHPEVASVGLTEKQAKEKGYEIKVGKFPLSASGKATANGNTDGFIKVIFDAKYGEWLGCHMIGEGVTDMVAEAVVARKLETTGHEIIKSIHPHPTVSEAIMEAAAAAYGEVIHI